In the Silene latifolia isolate original U9 population chromosome 1, ASM4854445v1, whole genome shotgun sequence genome, gctaacgagcaaaatcaacccacgaaagattctgatgatggccctaattttattacgataacaggggtacgtgctcaaatacaatccattaagtgcaaaaatctgtgtttaatactaatacaatacctaaagttcaagattctgatgtgagccttctctcgtctgtttgtttttatgtaataataggcccctcgccagccagatagcatacaatgtggatactacgtttgtcggttcatgttggagattattaggcgaagatatatcattattccagaaaaggttagtaatttaataatgtgtttattactttttttaaattagagctaatgttgtcttgcttactgctatatataccatgatgttgctatgcagtaattgatgttgttaaaataatgtcttctctttgttttttccgcagtatgtaatcaacccgtcacaacagattgagcagtactcaagtatagatatagacgaggtaagggacatgttgggcaaatacgtcttagaaaatagaaatgcatgatactcagagtttagatcaacttattagtaaaatttttgttgaagttagggaatgattagttcatgtaaattcaactccttgtaagtatatatatatatatatatgatgctgctgttgtggttgaattgaatctattgagttctgatgaacccagctgtgatttatgctggtgttggtatatggtgctgctgatatatgcaggtttttgaatggcatgaaacaaatttaatttttcaaaacattaggagttcgtaataaaaacggttactaaaaaaaaccgttgtgaagacctttcacaacggttaataaaaaaaacaccgttgtgaatgactttcacaaatagcgcgcataatattcaacaacaggttttaaacgaagaaccgttgttaaaagtcttcacaattttggaggtaaagttacaacaacgggttttaaactaagaaccattgttactaacaatttcaacaacgggtatgtagcataaacccgttgtcaaaagacttcacaattttggagggaaagttacaacaacggttatacatatgacaaccgttgttatattattccctccaaatttttgaaacactttccacaacggagaacacccaacaacaacggcttttaaccgtggtgaatactttcgacaacggtttcattaaataaccaaaccgttgtaaataccttctacaacggcctctttaacaacgtccgctttttgtttttacaacggtttttacccgttgttatagcctatatctgtagtagtgtgccccgacatcagacccaaaacagaccttctgatctctaacatactcgaccgagtagcccagctactcgatcgagtaacccccaactcgatcgagtgccctatgtactcgatcgagtacccaaaaactcgattctggtcgtaaaaacgtcaaatacccactcgatcgagtcagacccactcgaccgagtacctcacctaatcgatcgagtacccccttactcgatcgagtcatgctgactcgtatatactacccgcatgttatctcacatatccaAACACACTATGCAacattataaactcaacattataatatagttaagcatgcaattctaccaagcttttcatatgatcaacaaaacaactatatcatattatcaaacgccacatagtaaacatccaacatgcttcttattcaAACAACAGTTCAATATACTTCACCAACTTTTCATTCACaatctcaaccttctactccaaacatccaacaattacaacatacctcatcacatccacatacaagctaacaagcatcacatacgaccttgacatataccccccatgtgaccggttcaaaattgtagggcgagttcgcgactttaagacgtctcccaagcctttgcattaactcctacaacctttaccccgagttcattttaattgactccctatgttcattatattcattggttacaggtttcaggatcgtcgctctgataccattttgtaacaccctcatactccaagtggcttactaggaccactcaggtataaggatgctactatctcggttacccgaggcaatgataatcatcagacaataacgaaacagcattttaatagtataactttagtgaaaggttacaatccaaagccaaatccaaaatacgaatacaagttctcaaaccaactgtctaatcagctaatgaaatgtttattaaactactaatgctacagcggaagacttctatcatcagacggtggcacatcccagctatcccatgtaactcgactcatacctgctcaacaactgctcaccatccccgaatggatcaccacagtttttaaaacattaaacggggtcagtgctaatcacacaatttatataaaccaacaacacagtaaacaagcagctcaacgatcacacacacacaatcacacccactccaatcaatctccgtcaccgactgtccactggaccagccctgccagtgggggaccgcagccgtacccaccaaattcccgctcatcataccgagcgataaccctgtcccattaatgtgcacatcccctcccgtggcgggttccacggagggcgaaactaaggcatgaagccactcccgcaagtgagtccacttagccgagaacgcatctcgagaaccagagacaaacaatcacaaccattaagcagcaatcaaaaccaacaaccgtcacaatacgaatacgataatattcaacaatcacacaacaccaacaatgcattatgggactaatactgagtagggaaaaccctacctagaaagcaacacaatcagacggtctcacagctgatatcaaaaggcttcttctacgaatcctcctcctaacatacaaacatataatcactaccaatcacgaaatacaacaaaacccccaaatcccaatattagggtttaaccaactttaacgaaatactataaaaacggtacgtaggtcttactctcgacgcaaggatcacaaagttataaagaaaggtaaaatccgaccttccgggatttgccaacaatgcgattgatgcgaagaacgtagtttgttttctcttttgaaagcaattaggttttaaaagtgtttaaagaaaagtgacggaagtaattatatacttaatcgcattattaaaaaaacccgacaaatcatcccccgtaaaccggctactcgatcgagtatctgaggtactcgatcaagtgcccccttactcgatcgagtatcaacgttactcgatcgagtacccaagaggccagaaactatttttaaaacgcaacacacccttactcgacagagtaaggcctactcgatagagtacccagagactcataaaaccgtagtattacagtactGATCAAATTAGCAATCGGCAATTTGACATCACGCACACTAGTGTGATTTTGTCAAAGAAATTGCAATCCGTATGAACTCCATCCATACTTTTTAATTTCTGATTTGCGCTAGCCATAAACCCTAATTGATAAAcaattatatatattaatttcattaattgatAAATTCTAGTAATTTCAACAAAACATCTTAATAGTTGTTAAACGACTAAATTATTTcactaattaaagaattataaTCCATTGTTTAAGTTTTAGGAGCAACTAGTTTTGatacccgtgcaacgcacggattatttcttatttaattatcaaaatttctttaaaataatctCTTTGAATTGTTAACCGTAAGATAAAAAACGATTTGATCCCCTTAGCTCCCAATTTACATAAGCCATTTAAAAAGTTTATCTATATCGTCGTAATATATCATATAGTCTTACGTGTTGCAAGAGTAAGTAAATCTCTTGAGAGAGATGGTCTCACAATATATTTAGTGGTAGACTTCTAAAATTTGTAGTTCAaaaagtatcaaaaataataaagTATTTACGAATAATATAAATTGGTTAACTAATAAAAATAGTTATAAGGTCATAATATTATGGTAAGTTTATTATAAAGatatattacatatataaaaGAAAGTCATGCTGCGCCACGATCTCATATaaaaggactaaaaatacaataaaggagtAATATACATGCCACCGCGATATTATCGTTGTACTCTTCTAAATTTCTATGGATTAGCGACTAAAACTAATTAAATATTTCTAAATAAAATGTGTTATTCACTATTATATATCCACCACAAAATTAGACCACTTGCAAACACTTCCCCTTAATCAAATTATATACTTCGCTCTTTGTAATATCTAAAGCGCTAAAGACACGTATTTCAAGCAACAAAAGCTATAATTTCATCAATTATATGAGGTATGCAATACTATGTATGAAAAAATGCGTTGAAACTTTGTTTTCTTATGATAGGTTTATCGTTATTCGCGAACTTGAAGAATCGGGCTTAAGGATTATCAACTTTGAACTTTGGAAGTGTGTTGCAGCCTAAATAGAAAAGTGCACACAAAAAACTCGTTACTACCCCATAACTATTATGACGCagaaatataaaaaatatacatGTTTGTGGAAGAAGATAAGCAAGGTCTTCAATTATGTTGCACATGTAATACTTTTTATATActcaatactatatatatacGCTCTGAGGGATGTGAGAAATTGAATCTATAAGAAAAGTGTACAAATTCACTCCTCATCTCTTGTTGGATTTTAGAGAGTAATATTATTTGTTTTGTGATTATCTGGTCAATCTTATTCGATTAGCATGAGTATTTATACAAAGATAAATTAATATTTGTACATCTTAAAGGTCATCATTTATCCAAAAGTAATGGGACATAAGTAATGCTCCATAATAACTTTTATACATAGTCAGATATCATAACTCCCCTTAATTTATAATATCCTTAATATCTCTTAATGTTCAAGAAGTTTATGAGTCATAAATTATTGGTTATAAGAATTAGTTAGGATGTTAGTTAGAAGTTTGTTAGAAACTAACTAGAGTCAAGACAACTAACTACATCCTAGAGTTAGTTAAAGACGCATAGAAGTTGTTATAAATACCAACAACTTCATTCATTGTAAGATAACTGATTATTATTCAGAAATATTATACATCAAAATTTTCTCAATATTGTTACGTCTATCAATCTATTCTTCATATTCTACAATCTAATCTTTctgttcttcatcatcatcattcatATCTACATCATCAATGGACTTCATGGTTTCTACATGGTATCAGTAAATCAGTAAACAACTTTTCTGGGTTTTTAAACTTCGTTTTCTTGTTTCCATTACAtcaagaagtcgaggtatatcaATTCGCTTCCGCACCTTATTTCTGTTCAATCTGTTCTATTGTTTTCTTGAGTGTGTTCACTATGCCTGAGGTTAATTCAGTTGATACTTCTTCCAATTTCGATTATTATGATGATCCCCTTTACTTGTCCACATCTGATCAAACCAATGTTGTCCTTACTTCTTTTCTTTTTGATGGTCATGACTTCGTTGGGTGGAAGAGGGAAGTATTAATGGCTTTGACTGCTAAAAATAAAGACGGGTTTATTGATGGCACTTGTGTTCTTCCACCTTCAACTGATAAAAGGCATAAACAATGGAAACGCTGTGATTTCATGGTTATGCGTTGGGTTTCTAACTCTTTAGATAATAGTCTAAAGGAAAATTTTAAGTATATTACCTCATCAAAACAATTCTGGACTGAGTTACTTGAGCGTTTTGGTGTTTCTAATGCATTGGAAGTTTATCAATTGACCAAAGATTTGGGTGATATTGTTCAAGATAACTTGTCTTTGGTCGAGTATTGCAGTAAAATGAAGAATATGTGGGAAACTTTGGATTCTCTTGATCCATTGCCTGTTTGTTCTTGTGGCAAAATTGAGTTGTGTTCTTGTAGTTTGTTGAAAAAGATGATAGAGAGGGAGAATACAGCAAAAGTAATTCAATTCCTCATGAACTTGAATAGCAGTTATGATGGAATAAGGACACAAATCTTGTCTTTAGAACCTCTTCCATCTATCAACAAGGTACTAGTACTGTTACAGAAAATTGAGAGGCAAAAACAGATAACTGATGTTGTTTCCTCTCTTACTGAAGTCAATGCTTGTGCAAGCTACAGGTCATCTGATCAGAAGAAGAGTGTTTTCTCTGGTTCAGCTCCTACTGAATCTGGTTCTACTAAACATTGTGACAATTGCAACAGGGATGGCCATACCAGGGAGACTTGTTTTGGATTAAACAAGTGTCCTCATTGTGGTAAGAAAGGCCATAATCCAGCCAATTGCTTTGTGATAAGGGGTTTTCCTGGTGACAAATCTAAGGGTAAGGAAAAAGTTCAACAATCCAAACCCAATTTTCCAAAGAAAGGAGTTCATTCTGCTGATGTTATTCAAGATTCTCCTCTAGATGATTCAAGTATGAATGCAGCTGGTGCTAGTATGGTCAACACAGTTGCAGATTCTGCTATTTCTATTAACTCAGACATGCTTGATGGATTGGTTAATTCTGTTGTTGATCAGGTTCTGAAAAGAATTTCTGATCAACAACATGCTTTATCCACTGCTAATTTCGCAGGTATGATCACAAACACATCCCATGCTTACACTACTAATACTTCTACTTTAATGCTTGATTGGCTGATTGATACTGGTGCCTCTGATCACATGACATATGATAGTTCTATTTTAGCTAATGTTCATGTTTTCAGAAGCCTATTAAAGTTGGATTGCCTGATTGGACTGTTAAATTAGTCCATAAAAAGGGTACTGTTTGTTTAACTGATAACATTATATTAACAAATGTGTTTTTAATTCCAAATTTTACACAAAATTTGTTATCTGTCAGCAAGCTTCTTGACTGTAATAAACTGTCTTTTGTGTTCACTTCACATGATTGCCTCTTTCAGGACCTTTCAAGTAAGCTTGTTGTGGCTAGGGGCAGGAGTATTGGTGATTTGTATAAATTTCACAGGCAGCATGATCACTCTTGTTCCACATCTTTAGTTAACTATATAAGGCAGTTAGTGTTAAATAAATTTCAATTTTTAGATAATGTTCCACTTAATAGTCAGTCTTTGGCTTCTACTGTTAATAATAGGTCTGTATCTTTGTTCCATGAAAGACTTGGTCACATGTCTGTTAATAAGCTGAAGTTTGTAACTGGTTTCTCTCATGCCATTAATAATGATAAGTTTCATTGCAAATCATGTACTCTTGCTAAGCACCATAGATTACCTTTTCCTGTTAGTTCAAATAGAGCATCTTCTTTTTTTGCTTTATTGCATATGGATGTTTGGGGTCCATAAAAGATCCCTTCTATGACTGGTGCCAAGTATTTCTTGACTATTTTGGATGATTTCTCAAGGAATACTTGGACCATTCTTTTCCAAACAAAAGATCAAGTTGTTTCTTTGATCAAGAATTTTTTAGCATATGTTGAAACACAGTTTAAAGGGGTCATTAAGACCATTAGATCAGATAATGGTTCTGAGTTTCTCCAGGATGTTTGTGGGTCTCTTTTTAAGGGAAAAAGGATAATTCATCAGACTAGTGTGGTTGACACACCCCAACAAAATGGTAGGGTCGAACATAAGCACATGCATTTGTTGGAGACTACAAGGGCTTTAAAAATACATGCTAATTTGCCCATTAAATTTTGGGGTGATTGCTTACTAACAGCTACACATTTGATCAATCTTATGCCCACACATATCATTGATAATAAGACACCCTATGTTGTTTATGCTATGTAACAATGCCACCAACCTATAATGATAAGTTTGGGAGCAATGCAAGAGAGTGTGTCTTTGTTGGCTATCCTCATAACCAAAAAGGTTACAAGTTATATGATTTAAAATTGCATAAGACCTTTGTTAGAAGAGATGTAGTCTTTAAAGAGCAGGTATTTCCATTTCACCAACACCTGCTGTTTCTATTGAAGAGCCTGCATCTACATTAGAGACTGTTGTCCCTAATACAAGGACAATGGCTCCAGATTCTGATGATGTTCAAGTCAGGAGATCTACCAGACCTAGGCAGTTGAGTACTTGGTTGCAGGGGTATCAGTGTAAGATACCTGGTCAGCAAGCCACTGCTGGTATGGTTCAAGCTTCTGCATTCCAAGCTGAAGTACTTCAGAAAGTTGAAGATTGTCCACCAGAGTATATTGCTTCCTTGTTTAATGTCTTCCAAGAGCATGAGCCTTACTCTTAAAAGCAAGCTCAGACTGATCAAAGGTGGGTTG is a window encoding:
- the LOC141587472 gene encoding uncharacterized protein LOC141587472, whose protein sequence is MPEVNSVDTSSNFDYYDDPLYLSTSDQTNVVLTSFLFDGHDFVGWKREVLMALTAKNKDGFIDGTCVLPPSTDKRHKQWKRCDFMVMRWVSNSLDNSLKENFKYITSSKQFWTELLERFGVSNALEVYQLTKDLGDIVQDNLSLVEYCSKMKNMWETLDSLDPLPVCSCGKIELCSCSLLKKMIERENTAKVIQFLMNLNSSYDGIRTQILSLEPLPSINKVLVLLQKIERQKQITDVVSSLTEVNACASYRSSDQKKSVFSGSAPTESGSTKHCDNCNRDGHTRETCFGLNKCPHCGKKGHNPANCFVIRGFPGDKSKGKEKVQQSKPNFPKKGVHSADVIQDSPLDDSSMNAAGASMVNTVADSAISINSDMLDGLVNSVVDQVLKRISDQQHALSTANFAGMITNTSHAYTTNTSTLMLDWLIDTGASDHMTYDSSILANVHVFRSLLKLDCLIGLKLLDCNKLSFVFTSHDCLFQDLSNNVPLNSQSLASTVNNRSVSLFHERLGHMSVNKLKFVTGFSHAINNDKFHCKSCTLAKHHRLPFPFKGVIKTIRSDNGSEFLQDVCGSLFKGKRIIHQTSVVDTPQQNGISISPTPAVSIEEPASTLETVVPNTRTMAPDSDDVQVRRSTRPRQLSTWLQGYQCKIPGQQATAGMVQASAFQAEVLQKVEDCPPEYIASLFNVFQEHEPYS